The following proteins are encoded in a genomic region of Corythoichthys intestinalis isolate RoL2023-P3 chromosome 5, ASM3026506v1, whole genome shotgun sequence:
- the nudt7 gene encoding peroxisomal coenzyme A diphosphatase NUDT7 isoform X1, whose product MDVKEEAMVAFEQFDVRKQRETPQGADLPQASVLVPLFVKNGKIHTLMTKRSDQLRTSAGEVCFPGGKRDPSDEDDVQTALREAQEEIGLPPGDVHVICTLQPVISKNGLLVTPVVGFIPESFQARPNPAEVSAVFAAPLELFVGPFVAGETASWVSFDFVEPDTGVKYRIWGLTAMVALVVAAIALKTKDDGFNVEDLMLRLRQRMRARSKL is encoded by the exons ATGGATGTCAAAGAGGAAGCGATGGTGGCGTTCGAACAGTTTGACGTCAGAAAGCAACGGGAAACACCGCAAGGAGCTGATCTACCTCAAGCTTCAGTTTTGGTCCCTCTGTTCGTGAAGAATGGCAAAATACATACGCTCATGACAAAGCGCTCCGACCAG CTGAGGACGAGCGCGGGTGAAGTGTGTTTTCCTGGCGGCAAGCGGGACCCCAGCGACGAAGACGATGTGCAGACCGCCTTGAGGGAAGCTCAGGAGGAGATCGGTTTACCTCCGGGTGACGTTCATGTAATCTGCACACTGCAACCTGTCATCTCAAAG AACGGTCTTCTGGTTACTCCAGTGGTGGGCTTCATCCCAGAGTCCTTCCAGGCTCGTCCCAACCCCGCCGAAGTCAGCGCCGTCTTCGCTGCCCCGCTGGAATTGTTTGTCGGACCCTTCGTTGCCGGGGAGACCGCATCGTGGGTCTCCTTTGACTTCGTGGAGCCCGACACGGGAGTAAAGTATCGTATTTGGGGTCTGACCGCCATGGTGGCCCTGGTGGTCGCCGCAATTGCTCTCAAGACCAAAGACGACGGTTTCAACGTGGAGGATTTGATGTTGAGGTTAAGACAAAGAATGAGGGCTCGGAGTAAACTGTGA
- the nudt7 gene encoding peroxisomal coenzyme A diphosphatase NUDT7 isoform X2, whose translation MSAMSPVFYYHVSPPKYPKNPAVDIHSRVLTLSDTCYMKFLDRNKLRTSAGEVCFPGGKRDPSDEDDVQTALREAQEEIGLPPGDVHVICTLQPVISKNGLLVTPVVGFIPESFQARPNPAEVSAVFAAPLELFVGPFVAGETASWVSFDFVEPDTGVKYRIWGLTAMVALVVAAIALKTKDDGFNVEDLMLRLRQRMRARSKL comes from the exons atgtctgcgatgtcTCCCGTgttttattaccatgtttcacccccaaaataccccaaaaatccagctgtggataTTCACAgccgtgtcttgacactcagtgatacatgctacatgaagtttttggatcgaaacaag CTGAGGACGAGCGCGGGTGAAGTGTGTTTTCCTGGCGGCAAGCGGGACCCCAGCGACGAAGACGATGTGCAGACCGCCTTGAGGGAAGCTCAGGAGGAGATCGGTTTACCTCCGGGTGACGTTCATGTAATCTGCACACTGCAACCTGTCATCTCAAAG AACGGTCTTCTGGTTACTCCAGTGGTGGGCTTCATCCCAGAGTCCTTCCAGGCTCGTCCCAACCCCGCCGAAGTCAGCGCCGTCTTCGCTGCCCCGCTGGAATTGTTTGTCGGACCCTTCGTTGCCGGGGAGACCGCATCGTGGGTCTCCTTTGACTTCGTGGAGCCCGACACGGGAGTAAAGTATCGTATTTGGGGTCTGACCGCCATGGTGGCCCTGGTGGTCGCCGCAATTGCTCTCAAGACCAAAGACGACGGTTTCAACGTGGAGGATTTGATGTTGAGGTTAAGACAAAGAATGAGGGCTCGGAGTAAACTGTGA